From a region of the Coffea arabica cultivar ET-39 chromosome 3e, Coffea Arabica ET-39 HiFi, whole genome shotgun sequence genome:
- the LOC113737010 gene encoding pentatricopeptide repeat-containing protein At5g27270-like isoform X1 translates to MEALKSSFLYPIAATTAGGGGINPTLKIPSSTKPPPSNTHKSRPNATTFCCRCSVTPDPWTLSDGNKPKPKSKNPKNRLSDDNARRIIKAKAQYLSQLRRNQGSRAQTPKWIKRTPEQMVQYLEDDRNGHLYGKHVVAAIKRVRSLSGKPEGSYDMREVMGSFVAKLTFREMCVVLKEQKGWRQVRDFFAWMKLQLSYRPSVIAYTIVLRAYGQVGKIKLAEQVFLEMLEAGCEPDEVASGTMLCAYARWGRHKAMLSFYSAVRDRGITPPTAVFNFMLSSLQKKLLHEHVLNVWRQMMDDKVVPDHFTYTVVISSFVKVGLAEDAFRTFAEMNNMGYVPEEATYSLLIALSAKSGSCTESFKLYEDMRSRGIVPSNFTCASLLALYYKIGDYSKALSLFSEMERYGIVADEVIYGLLIRIYGKLGLYEDAQKMFEEVEKLGLLSDQKTYTTMAQVHLNFGSFDKALSLMEKMKSANILSSRFALIVLLQCHVKKEDLESAETTFQALSKTGPPDAGSCNCMLNLFMKLDLMERAKHFAMKIRKDQVEFDMELLKTVMKVYCKEGMITDAKNLIDDLCRTKMSLDCTFVQTFLVALYGSRPAEAEFFSEPFDNSDPLALELILTLLVSNQHAAGLEGNFKLFLESANGLLVASQLIIKFCKQGNVAKAEYLFELLIKMGNKPKDAASGSLISLYGKQQKLKQAEKVFATVANSSETRGMLHSSMIDAYSKCDKHEEAYMFYKEETRQGNNFGPVAISMLVNALANRAFAGKFREAEDVVHNSLRSALGLDTVAYNTFIKAMLEAGKLRFAASIYDRMLSLNVAPSLQTYNTMISVYGRGRNLDKAVKMFDMARSRGMSLDEKTYTNIICYLGKADRTQEASLLFNKMQEEGIKPGKVSYNVMMNIYATAGLYNEAEELFCSMKRDGCLPDSYTHLALIRAYTQGLKYSEGEKVIILMQKEGLCASCAHLNLLLLAFAKAGLTEEAERFYGKFMTFGLTPDIESNRIMLRGYLDYGHIEKGISFFERISESVEPDRFIMSAAIHFYMSAGLEHSAEELLRSMSSLGIPFLENLVVGSRT, encoded by the exons ATGGAAGCTCTAAAATCCTCCTTTCTGTACCCAATCGCCGCCACCACCGCCGGCGGCGGCGGCATAAACCCCACTCTCAAAATCCCATCTTCAACAAAACCACCACCGTCCAATACCCACAAATCCAGACCAAATGCCACCACTTTCTGCTGCCGCTGCTCAGTCACACCGGACCCCTGGACCCTCAGCGATGGCAATAAGCCGAAACCCAAGTCCAAGAACCCCAAGAATCGGCTCTCCGATGACAACGCCCGCCGGATTATCAAAGCTAAAGCCCAGTACTTGAGCCAGTTGAGGCGCAACCAGGGCTCCCGGGCTCAGACTCCCAAGTGGATTAAAAGGACCCCTGAGCAGATGGTCCAGTACCTGGAAGATGATAGGAATGGCCATTTGTACGGAAAGCACGTTGTTGCTGCCATCAAGAGAGTGAGGAGCCTCTCCGGGAAGCCTGAGGGTTCTTATGACATGAGGGAAGTGATGGGTTCTTTCGTTGCCAAGCTGACTTTCAGAGAAATGTGTGTGGTGTTGAAGGAGCAGAAGGGTTGGAGACAAGTTAGGGACTTCTTTGCTTGGATGAAATTGCAG TTAAGCTATCGGCCTAGTGTTATTGCCTACACAATTGTTCTCCGGGCCTATGGTCAAGTTGGAAAAATCAAGCTTGCTGAGCAGGTCTTCCTTGAGATGCTTGAAGCAGGGTGTGAACCAGATGAAGTTGCTTCTGGAACCATGTTATGTGCCTATGCCAGATGGGGCCGCCATAAAGCCATGCTATCCTTTTATTCGGCTGTGCGAGATAGGGGCATCACGCCACCAACTGCAGTCTTCAATTTTATGCTCTCATCATTACAGAAGAAATTGCTTCATGAGCATGTTTTGAATGTATGGAGGCAAATGATGGATGATAAGGTGGTCCCTGATCATTTTACTTATACAGTTGTCATCAGTTCATTTGTCAAAGTTGGTCTTGCTGAAGATGCTTTCAGGACTTTTGCTGAAATGAATAATATGGGATATGTGCCTGAGGAGGCAACTTACAGTCTTCTGATTGCTTTGAGTGCTAAAAGTGGTAGCTGCACTGAATCTTTCAAGCTTTATGAAGACATGAGATCACGAGGAATTGTTCCAAGTAATTTCACTTGTGCTTCCCTTCTAGCATTGTACTACAAAATTGGGGATTATTCTAAAGCCCTTTCTCTTTTCTCTGAAATGGAAAGATATGGCATAGTTGCAGATGAAGTCATTTATGGTTTACTTATTAGAATATATGGAAAACTTGGTTTGTACGAGGATGCTCAGAAGATGTTTGAAGAGGTGGAGAAGCTTGGCCTATTGAGTGATCAGAAAACATACACGACAATGGCACAGGTCCATCTCAATTTTGGAAGTTTTGACAAGGCTTTGAGCTTAATGGAGAAAATGAAATCTGCAAACATTTTGTCATCGAGGTTTGCTCTAATTGTCCTCTTACAGTGCCATGTTAAGAAGGAAGATTTAGAATCTGCTGAAACTACATTTCAGGCTTTATCTAAGACTGGGCCTCCAGACGCTGGTTCTTGCAACTGTATGCTTAATCTGTttatgaaacttgatttgatggAGAGAGCAAAGCATTTTGCTATGAAGATCAGGAAAGACCAGGTAGAATTTGATATGGAGCTTCTCAAGACGGTCATGAAGGTTTATTGCAAGGAGGGTATGATAACTGATGCAAAGAATTTAATAGATGACTTGTGCAGAACGAAGATGTCTCTGGATTGTACCTTTGTCCAGACTTTTCTGGTGGCCCTGTATGGAAGCAGGCCAGCAGAAGCTGAATTTTTTTCTGAGCCCTTCGACAATTCTGACCCCTTGGCACTGGAACTGATTCTTACTCTCTTAGTTTCTAATCAACATGCCGCAGGGTTAGAGGGAAATTTTAAGTTGTTCCTTGAGAGTGCAAATGGTTTGTTAGTTGCAAGTCAGCTTATTATCAAATTTTGCAAACAAG GTAATGTGGCAAAAGCGGAATATCTTTTTGAGCTACTGATTAAGATGGGTAACAAGCCAAAGGATGCAGCAAGTGGATCTTTGATTAGTTTATATGGAAAGCAGCAGAAGTTGAAACAAGCTGAAAAAGTCTTTGCAACAGTTGCAAATTCCTCTGAAACACGCGGAATGCTGCATAGTTCGATGATTGATGCTTATAGCAAATGTGATAAACATGAGGAGGCATACATGTTTTACAAAGAAGAGACACGGCAAGGAAACAATTTTGGTCCTGTTGCCATTAGCATGCTTGTAAATGCATTGGCTAATAGAG CTTTTGCAGGCAAATTCCGTGAAGCAGAGGATGTTGTTCATAATAGTTTACGTTCTGCTTTGGGGCTTGACACTGTAGCTTATAATACATTTATCAAGGCAATGCTTGAAGCAG GTAAACTGCGCTTTGCTGCTAGCATTTATGATCGTATGCTTTCCCTGAATGTTGCTCCATCACTTCAGACATACAACACTATGATCAG CGTCTATGGACGCGGCCGGAACCTGGACAAAGCTGTAAAGATGTTTGACATGGCTCGTAGCAGAGGCATGTCTTTGGATGAGAAGACATATACGAACATAATATGCTATCTTGGAAAGGCAG ATAGAACTCAAGAAGCATCACTTCTGTTCAACAAAATGCAGGAAGAAGGGATCAAACCTGGGAAG GTAAGTTACAATGTTATGATGAATATATATGCCACTGCTGGGCTTTACAATGAAGCGGAGGAACTCTTCTGCAGCATGAAGAGAGATGGCTGTTTACCTGATTCCTACACCCATCTTGCTCTTATTCGAGCATACACACAGGGTTTAAAATATTCAGAAGGAGAAAAGGTCATTATTTTAATGCAGAAGGAAGGACTTTGTGCTTCTTGTGCTCATCTCAACCTCTTGTTATTAGCTTTTGCAAAAGCTGGTTTAACTGAGGAAGctgaaagattttatggaaaaTTCATGACATTTGGTTTGACCCCTGACATTGAGAGTAACCGAATCATGCTTAGGGGTTACCTGGACTATGGGCATATAGAAAAAGGTATCTCTTTCTTTGAAAGGATTAGTGAATCTGTGGAGCCTGACAGATTTATCATGAGTGCAGCCATACACTTCTACATGTCAGCAGGCTTGGAGCACAGCGCAGAAGAACTTTTAAGGTCTATGAGCAGTTTGGGAATCCCattcttggaaaatcttgtaGTGGGATCGAGGACTTAG
- the LOC113737010 gene encoding uncharacterized protein isoform X3, which yields MIRQLSYRPSVIAYTIVLRAYGQVGKIKLAEQVFLEMLEAGCEPDEVASGTMLCAYARWGRHKAMLSFYSAVRDRGITPPTAVFNFMLSSLQKKLLHEHVLNVWRQMMDDKVVPDHFTYTVVISSFVKVGLAEDAFRTFAEMNNMGYVPEEATYSLLIALSAKSGSCTESFKLYEDMRSRGIVPSNFTCASLLALYYKIGDYSKALSLFSEMERYGIVADEVIYGLLIRIYGKLGLYEDAQKMFEEVEKLGLLSDQKTYTTMAQVHLNFGSFDKALSLMEKMKSANILSSRFALIVLLQCHVKKEDLESAETTFQALSKTGPPDAGSCNCMLNLFMKLDLMERAKHFAMKIRKDQVEFDMELLKTVMKVYCKEGMITDAKNLIDDLCRTKMSLDCTFVQTFLVALYGSRPAEAEFFSEPFDNSDPLALELILTLLVSNQHAAGLEGNFKLFLESANGLLVASQLIIKFCKQGNVAKAEYLFELLIKMGNKPKDAASGSLISLYGKQQKLKQAEKVFATVANSSETRGMLHSSMIDAYSKCDKHEEAYMFYKEETRQGNNFGPVAISMLVNALANRAFAGKFREAEDVVHNSLRSALGLDTVAYNTFIKAMLEAGKLRFAASIYDRMLSLNVAPSLQTYNTMISVYGRGRNLDKAVKMFDMARSRGMSLDEKTYTNIICYLGKADRTQEASLLFNKMQEEGIKPGKVSYNVMMNIYATAGLYNEAEELFCSMKRDGCLPDSYTHLALIRAYTQGLKYSEGEKVIILMQKEGLCASCAHLNLLLLAFAKAGLTEEAERFYGKFMTFGLTPDIESNRIMLRGYLDYGHIEKGISFFERISESVEPDRFIMSAAIHFYMSAGLEHSAEELLRSMSSLGIPFLENLVVGSRT from the exons ATGATTCGACAGTTAAGCTATCGGCCTAGTGTTATTGCCTACACAATTGTTCTCCGGGCCTATGGTCAAGTTGGAAAAATCAAGCTTGCTGAGCAGGTCTTCCTTGAGATGCTTGAAGCAGGGTGTGAACCAGATGAAGTTGCTTCTGGAACCATGTTATGTGCCTATGCCAGATGGGGCCGCCATAAAGCCATGCTATCCTTTTATTCGGCTGTGCGAGATAGGGGCATCACGCCACCAACTGCAGTCTTCAATTTTATGCTCTCATCATTACAGAAGAAATTGCTTCATGAGCATGTTTTGAATGTATGGAGGCAAATGATGGATGATAAGGTGGTCCCTGATCATTTTACTTATACAGTTGTCATCAGTTCATTTGTCAAAGTTGGTCTTGCTGAAGATGCTTTCAGGACTTTTGCTGAAATGAATAATATGGGATATGTGCCTGAGGAGGCAACTTACAGTCTTCTGATTGCTTTGAGTGCTAAAAGTGGTAGCTGCACTGAATCTTTCAAGCTTTATGAAGACATGAGATCACGAGGAATTGTTCCAAGTAATTTCACTTGTGCTTCCCTTCTAGCATTGTACTACAAAATTGGGGATTATTCTAAAGCCCTTTCTCTTTTCTCTGAAATGGAAAGATATGGCATAGTTGCAGATGAAGTCATTTATGGTTTACTTATTAGAATATATGGAAAACTTGGTTTGTACGAGGATGCTCAGAAGATGTTTGAAGAGGTGGAGAAGCTTGGCCTATTGAGTGATCAGAAAACATACACGACAATGGCACAGGTCCATCTCAATTTTGGAAGTTTTGACAAGGCTTTGAGCTTAATGGAGAAAATGAAATCTGCAAACATTTTGTCATCGAGGTTTGCTCTAATTGTCCTCTTACAGTGCCATGTTAAGAAGGAAGATTTAGAATCTGCTGAAACTACATTTCAGGCTTTATCTAAGACTGGGCCTCCAGACGCTGGTTCTTGCAACTGTATGCTTAATCTGTttatgaaacttgatttgatggAGAGAGCAAAGCATTTTGCTATGAAGATCAGGAAAGACCAGGTAGAATTTGATATGGAGCTTCTCAAGACGGTCATGAAGGTTTATTGCAAGGAGGGTATGATAACTGATGCAAAGAATTTAATAGATGACTTGTGCAGAACGAAGATGTCTCTGGATTGTACCTTTGTCCAGACTTTTCTGGTGGCCCTGTATGGAAGCAGGCCAGCAGAAGCTGAATTTTTTTCTGAGCCCTTCGACAATTCTGACCCCTTGGCACTGGAACTGATTCTTACTCTCTTAGTTTCTAATCAACATGCCGCAGGGTTAGAGGGAAATTTTAAGTTGTTCCTTGAGAGTGCAAATGGTTTGTTAGTTGCAAGTCAGCTTATTATCAAATTTTGCAAACAAG GTAATGTGGCAAAAGCGGAATATCTTTTTGAGCTACTGATTAAGATGGGTAACAAGCCAAAGGATGCAGCAAGTGGATCTTTGATTAGTTTATATGGAAAGCAGCAGAAGTTGAAACAAGCTGAAAAAGTCTTTGCAACAGTTGCAAATTCCTCTGAAACACGCGGAATGCTGCATAGTTCGATGATTGATGCTTATAGCAAATGTGATAAACATGAGGAGGCATACATGTTTTACAAAGAAGAGACACGGCAAGGAAACAATTTTGGTCCTGTTGCCATTAGCATGCTTGTAAATGCATTGGCTAATAGAG CTTTTGCAGGCAAATTCCGTGAAGCAGAGGATGTTGTTCATAATAGTTTACGTTCTGCTTTGGGGCTTGACACTGTAGCTTATAATACATTTATCAAGGCAATGCTTGAAGCAG GTAAACTGCGCTTTGCTGCTAGCATTTATGATCGTATGCTTTCCCTGAATGTTGCTCCATCACTTCAGACATACAACACTATGATCAG CGTCTATGGACGCGGCCGGAACCTGGACAAAGCTGTAAAGATGTTTGACATGGCTCGTAGCAGAGGCATGTCTTTGGATGAGAAGACATATACGAACATAATATGCTATCTTGGAAAGGCAG ATAGAACTCAAGAAGCATCACTTCTGTTCAACAAAATGCAGGAAGAAGGGATCAAACCTGGGAAG GTAAGTTACAATGTTATGATGAATATATATGCCACTGCTGGGCTTTACAATGAAGCGGAGGAACTCTTCTGCAGCATGAAGAGAGATGGCTGTTTACCTGATTCCTACACCCATCTTGCTCTTATTCGAGCATACACACAGGGTTTAAAATATTCAGAAGGAGAAAAGGTCATTATTTTAATGCAGAAGGAAGGACTTTGTGCTTCTTGTGCTCATCTCAACCTCTTGTTATTAGCTTTTGCAAAAGCTGGTTTAACTGAGGAAGctgaaagattttatggaaaaTTCATGACATTTGGTTTGACCCCTGACATTGAGAGTAACCGAATCATGCTTAGGGGTTACCTGGACTATGGGCATATAGAAAAAGGTATCTCTTTCTTTGAAAGGATTAGTGAATCTGTGGAGCCTGACAGATTTATCATGAGTGCAGCCATACACTTCTACATGTCAGCAGGCTTGGAGCACAGCGCAGAAGAACTTTTAAGGTCTATGAGCAGTTTGGGAATCCCattcttggaaaatcttgtaGTGGGATCGAGGACTTAG
- the LOC113737010 gene encoding pentatricopeptide repeat-containing protein At5g27270-like isoform X2, producing MEALKSSFLYPIAATTAGGGGINPTLKIPSSTKPPPSNTHKSRPNATTFCCRCSVTPDPWTLSDGNKPKPKSKNPKNRLSDDNARRIIKAKAQYLSQLRRNQGSRAQTPKWIKRTPEQMVQYLEDDRNGHLYGKHVVAAIKRVRSLSGKPEGSYDMREVMGSFVAKLTFREMCVVLKEQKGWRQVRDFFAWMKLQLSYRPSVIAYTIVLRAYGQVGKIKLAEQVFLEMLEAGCEPDEVASGTMLCAYARWGRHKAMLSFYSAVRDRGITPPTAVFNFMLSSLQKKLLHEHVLNVWRQMMDDKVVPDHFTYTVVISSFVKVGLAEDAFRTFAEMNNMGYVPEEATYSLLIALSAKSGSCTESFKLYEDMRSRGIVPSNFTCASLLALYYKIGDYSKALSLFSEMERYGIVADEVIYGLLIRIYGKLGLYEDAQKMFEEVEKLGLLSDQKTYTTMAQVHLNFGSFDKALSLMEKMKSANILSSRFALIVLLQCHVKKEDLESAETTFQALSKTGPPDAGSCNCMLNLFMKLDLMERAKHFAMKIRKDQVEFDMELLKTVMKVYCKEGMITDAKNLIDDLCRTKMSLDCTFVQTFLVALYGSRPAEAEFFSEPFDNSDPLALELILTLLVSNQHAAGLEGNFKLFLESANGLLVASQLIIKFCKQGNVAKAEYLFELLIKMGNKPKDAASGSLISLYGKQQKLKQAEKVFATVANSSETRGMLHSSMIDAYSKCDKHEEAYMFYKEETRQGNNFGPVAISMLVNALANRGKFREAEDVVHNSLRSALGLDTVAYNTFIKAMLEAGKLRFAASIYDRMLSLNVAPSLQTYNTMISVYGRGRNLDKAVKMFDMARSRGMSLDEKTYTNIICYLGKADRTQEASLLFNKMQEEGIKPGKVSYNVMMNIYATAGLYNEAEELFCSMKRDGCLPDSYTHLALIRAYTQGLKYSEGEKVIILMQKEGLCASCAHLNLLLLAFAKAGLTEEAERFYGKFMTFGLTPDIESNRIMLRGYLDYGHIEKGISFFERISESVEPDRFIMSAAIHFYMSAGLEHSAEELLRSMSSLGIPFLENLVVGSRT from the exons ATGGAAGCTCTAAAATCCTCCTTTCTGTACCCAATCGCCGCCACCACCGCCGGCGGCGGCGGCATAAACCCCACTCTCAAAATCCCATCTTCAACAAAACCACCACCGTCCAATACCCACAAATCCAGACCAAATGCCACCACTTTCTGCTGCCGCTGCTCAGTCACACCGGACCCCTGGACCCTCAGCGATGGCAATAAGCCGAAACCCAAGTCCAAGAACCCCAAGAATCGGCTCTCCGATGACAACGCCCGCCGGATTATCAAAGCTAAAGCCCAGTACTTGAGCCAGTTGAGGCGCAACCAGGGCTCCCGGGCTCAGACTCCCAAGTGGATTAAAAGGACCCCTGAGCAGATGGTCCAGTACCTGGAAGATGATAGGAATGGCCATTTGTACGGAAAGCACGTTGTTGCTGCCATCAAGAGAGTGAGGAGCCTCTCCGGGAAGCCTGAGGGTTCTTATGACATGAGGGAAGTGATGGGTTCTTTCGTTGCCAAGCTGACTTTCAGAGAAATGTGTGTGGTGTTGAAGGAGCAGAAGGGTTGGAGACAAGTTAGGGACTTCTTTGCTTGGATGAAATTGCAG TTAAGCTATCGGCCTAGTGTTATTGCCTACACAATTGTTCTCCGGGCCTATGGTCAAGTTGGAAAAATCAAGCTTGCTGAGCAGGTCTTCCTTGAGATGCTTGAAGCAGGGTGTGAACCAGATGAAGTTGCTTCTGGAACCATGTTATGTGCCTATGCCAGATGGGGCCGCCATAAAGCCATGCTATCCTTTTATTCGGCTGTGCGAGATAGGGGCATCACGCCACCAACTGCAGTCTTCAATTTTATGCTCTCATCATTACAGAAGAAATTGCTTCATGAGCATGTTTTGAATGTATGGAGGCAAATGATGGATGATAAGGTGGTCCCTGATCATTTTACTTATACAGTTGTCATCAGTTCATTTGTCAAAGTTGGTCTTGCTGAAGATGCTTTCAGGACTTTTGCTGAAATGAATAATATGGGATATGTGCCTGAGGAGGCAACTTACAGTCTTCTGATTGCTTTGAGTGCTAAAAGTGGTAGCTGCACTGAATCTTTCAAGCTTTATGAAGACATGAGATCACGAGGAATTGTTCCAAGTAATTTCACTTGTGCTTCCCTTCTAGCATTGTACTACAAAATTGGGGATTATTCTAAAGCCCTTTCTCTTTTCTCTGAAATGGAAAGATATGGCATAGTTGCAGATGAAGTCATTTATGGTTTACTTATTAGAATATATGGAAAACTTGGTTTGTACGAGGATGCTCAGAAGATGTTTGAAGAGGTGGAGAAGCTTGGCCTATTGAGTGATCAGAAAACATACACGACAATGGCACAGGTCCATCTCAATTTTGGAAGTTTTGACAAGGCTTTGAGCTTAATGGAGAAAATGAAATCTGCAAACATTTTGTCATCGAGGTTTGCTCTAATTGTCCTCTTACAGTGCCATGTTAAGAAGGAAGATTTAGAATCTGCTGAAACTACATTTCAGGCTTTATCTAAGACTGGGCCTCCAGACGCTGGTTCTTGCAACTGTATGCTTAATCTGTttatgaaacttgatttgatggAGAGAGCAAAGCATTTTGCTATGAAGATCAGGAAAGACCAGGTAGAATTTGATATGGAGCTTCTCAAGACGGTCATGAAGGTTTATTGCAAGGAGGGTATGATAACTGATGCAAAGAATTTAATAGATGACTTGTGCAGAACGAAGATGTCTCTGGATTGTACCTTTGTCCAGACTTTTCTGGTGGCCCTGTATGGAAGCAGGCCAGCAGAAGCTGAATTTTTTTCTGAGCCCTTCGACAATTCTGACCCCTTGGCACTGGAACTGATTCTTACTCTCTTAGTTTCTAATCAACATGCCGCAGGGTTAGAGGGAAATTTTAAGTTGTTCCTTGAGAGTGCAAATGGTTTGTTAGTTGCAAGTCAGCTTATTATCAAATTTTGCAAACAAG GTAATGTGGCAAAAGCGGAATATCTTTTTGAGCTACTGATTAAGATGGGTAACAAGCCAAAGGATGCAGCAAGTGGATCTTTGATTAGTTTATATGGAAAGCAGCAGAAGTTGAAACAAGCTGAAAAAGTCTTTGCAACAGTTGCAAATTCCTCTGAAACACGCGGAATGCTGCATAGTTCGATGATTGATGCTTATAGCAAATGTGATAAACATGAGGAGGCATACATGTTTTACAAAGAAGAGACACGGCAAGGAAACAATTTTGGTCCTGTTGCCATTAGCATGCTTGTAAATGCATTGGCTAATAGAG GCAAATTCCGTGAAGCAGAGGATGTTGTTCATAATAGTTTACGTTCTGCTTTGGGGCTTGACACTGTAGCTTATAATACATTTATCAAGGCAATGCTTGAAGCAG GTAAACTGCGCTTTGCTGCTAGCATTTATGATCGTATGCTTTCCCTGAATGTTGCTCCATCACTTCAGACATACAACACTATGATCAG CGTCTATGGACGCGGCCGGAACCTGGACAAAGCTGTAAAGATGTTTGACATGGCTCGTAGCAGAGGCATGTCTTTGGATGAGAAGACATATACGAACATAATATGCTATCTTGGAAAGGCAG ATAGAACTCAAGAAGCATCACTTCTGTTCAACAAAATGCAGGAAGAAGGGATCAAACCTGGGAAG GTAAGTTACAATGTTATGATGAATATATATGCCACTGCTGGGCTTTACAATGAAGCGGAGGAACTCTTCTGCAGCATGAAGAGAGATGGCTGTTTACCTGATTCCTACACCCATCTTGCTCTTATTCGAGCATACACACAGGGTTTAAAATATTCAGAAGGAGAAAAGGTCATTATTTTAATGCAGAAGGAAGGACTTTGTGCTTCTTGTGCTCATCTCAACCTCTTGTTATTAGCTTTTGCAAAAGCTGGTTTAACTGAGGAAGctgaaagattttatggaaaaTTCATGACATTTGGTTTGACCCCTGACATTGAGAGTAACCGAATCATGCTTAGGGGTTACCTGGACTATGGGCATATAGAAAAAGGTATCTCTTTCTTTGAAAGGATTAGTGAATCTGTGGAGCCTGACAGATTTATCATGAGTGCAGCCATACACTTCTACATGTCAGCAGGCTTGGAGCACAGCGCAGAAGAACTTTTAAGGTCTATGAGCAGTTTGGGAATCCCattcttggaaaatcttgtaGTGGGATCGAGGACTTAG